Proteins co-encoded in one Gossypium arboreum isolate Shixiya-1 chromosome 11, ASM2569848v2, whole genome shotgun sequence genomic window:
- the LOC108468021 gene encoding 60S ribosomal protein L30-like isoform X2: MAAGKKTKKTHESINNRLALVMKSGKYTLGYKTVLKSLRSSKGKLIIISNNCPPLRKSEIEYYAMLCKVGVHHYNGNNNDLGTACGKYFRVSCLSIVDPGDSDIIKSLPGDS; encoded by the exons ATGGCGGCCGGCAAGAAGACG AAGAAGACTCATGAAAGCATCAACAACAGGTTGGCTCTCGTTATGAAGAGTGGAAAATACACTCTTGGTTATAAAACAGTGCTTAAGTCTCTAAGGTCCTCCAAAG GGAAACTGATTATTATTTCCAACAACTGTCCACCATTGAggaaatctgagattgagtacTATGCCATGCTTTGTAAAGTTGGGGTGCATCATTATAATGGAA ACAATAATGATCTGGGAACTGCTTGTGGGAAGTACTTCCGCGTATCCTGCTTGAGTATAGTTGATCCAG GTGATTCCGACATCATCAAGTCTCTACCTGGTGACAGCTGA
- the LOC108468021 gene encoding 60S ribosomal protein L30-like isoform X1: protein MAAGKKTKKTHESINNRLALVMKSGKYTLGYKTVLKSLRSSKGKLIIISNNCPPLRKSEIEYYAMLCKVGVHHYNGNIELLLFSDPQVIPTSSSLYLVTAESFDSRTMFVSYYIVPRSLLILS from the exons ATGGCGGCCGGCAAGAAGACG AAGAAGACTCATGAAAGCATCAACAACAGGTTGGCTCTCGTTATGAAGAGTGGAAAATACACTCTTGGTTATAAAACAGTGCTTAAGTCTCTAAGGTCCTCCAAAG GGAAACTGATTATTATTTCCAACAACTGTCCACCATTGAggaaatctgagattgagtacTATGCCATGCTTTGTAAAGTTGGGGTGCATCATTATAATGGAA ATATCGAACTGCTCCTATTCTCTGATCCACAGGTGATTCCGACATCATCAAGTCTCTACCTGGTGACAGCTGAGTCGTTTGACAGCAGAACAATGTTCGTTTCTTATTATATTGTTCCTCGTAGCCTTCTTATCCTTAGTTAA